The sequence TCGCCTCCGTTAAGTAACTCGATCTTCGCAATGATCCCCGCGCCTGCGGGCACTCATATTTACCGACTTTCCATTTTCGGGAAAAAAAGTGGTGTAGTTGGTGGTTGGGTGTATATTGGCCGCAACCTTAGGTCTGCTGCAACCGCCGAACACTATAGTTCAATATCAGTTGTAGACTCTGTGTGGACTTTCTATTCAAAGATTGACACACTGACCACTGATGTTAGGGATACCTTGTTCGTCGTAATAACCGGTGGCTCTTCTTGTACCGAATGGGGGTCAACACATTTTAATACTTGTAAGTTTGAAAAATTAAATTAATGCTAAACAAATCTTATTACAAAACACGAATTATTTTTACGTTCGGCGTCGTTACAATTATTCTTGTAGTTGCAATATCTATTACGAGTTATAATTTTATACGCAACCTTTACCTTGACGAAATATCTTCACACGTAAAAACATCTACTCAAATTATCTCTAATCAGATTGATGAATCGTATTTAGATATTTTAAGTATCGGCCCACCGACCAAACTAACGCAAGCGTATTTCCAAAATATTTTCAAAAATAATACCGTCAACAAAACTCCATCTGAAATATTTATCTTCAATAAAAATTTTATGGTTCTTGTCCACTCGGATTTTTCGTTTGTTGAAAATAGAAGCAATCCAAATCTTATCATTTACAAAAAAGATATTGAAGCACTTACGGTCAAACAGTCTTTTACATCGATTCCTTTTAAGGGAGACGACGGCAACTGGTATTTGTGGGGATTTTACCGCTTCGATAGAAATTATTTTCTTGCCGTGAAAGAAAGCGCTGACAAGCTCCAGAAGGTGGAAGATTTTGCAACGCTCTTTTTATACTTTGGATTAATCGCTACAGTTATTACAATTATCGTTAGCTGGTTAATAGCTAAGTCGATAACAAAGCCGGTTGATAGGCTTATTAAGTTTAGCAACGAAATCGGGAAAGGGAATTTTAACGTCCGTCCTCCGGAAAACATGAAGGGCGAAATAGCATTACTTTCGACCGCAATGGAAAAGATGAAAAACAACCTCTTCGAAAATCAGAAAGAGCGGGAAAATATGCTGGCACAAATAGCACACGAAATTCGCAACCCACTCGGTGGTATTGAATTATTCGCGAATTTAGTCAAAGAGGATTTAAAAAATGAAAATAAGAATACTGAAAATTTAGATAAAATCCTGAAAGAAATAAACGGGCTGAAAACTTTAATCACAGCTTATCTGAATTACAGCAAACCCAAGATCGCAACCCAAGAATTAATCAACCTGCCCGATTTGATGAATGATATCAATAATGTATTCAAACCGGATTTAGATAAAAAGAAAGTCCGAATAAATTATGACTTACAATCAACGAATGTGTGGTTCGACCCGGAACATTTACGCCAAATTTTAATTAACGTTGTTTCAAATAGTCTTCATTCCGTATCGGAGGATGGCTTAATAACAATTACTTCAAACGCGAATCATACAAATTGGTGGATATCGGTTTTTGATAATGGACAAGGAATTTCCGAAGAGAATATCGGTTTAATTTTTGAACCATTCTTTACGACGAAGAAAGATGGTACCGGACTTGGACTTTCTATCTGTAAAAAACTCGCAAAAGAAAATAATGCGACAATTGAAGCTGTAAACAACAAGGGCAGAGGCTGTACATTTACAATATTTGGAGTTGATAATAAAAAATAAGATAGAATAAAAAAATAATAATTGGAAAAACGATCTGTATCAATATATAGGTGGAATAATAAGAAATAATAACCACAAGATGTTAATTATTAATGGAATGCCAGATCACCTTCATATATTGATCGGTTTGAAACCACATCAGGCACTCTCCGATCTTTTACAAGATATAAAAGGGTCTTCTTCAAAGTGGATCAATGAAAAAAGATTTGTCAAAGGAAAATTTAGTTGGCAGTCGGGTTATGGTGCATTTTCTTACTCGCATTCTCAATTAACGAGTGTTATTAGATATATTCAGGATCAAGAAAAATATCTGTTTAGATGGATTGATGAATAACTATACCGTCCCTAAAGGGACTTGTATTAATTTGTTATTTGTGATTTTATAAATCTTTAATCCCTACGGGATTAATAATAAAATATATTTGAATTAAGATAAACATTCAGTGTCCCGATAGGGACAAAATATTTATAGAAATAAATTTAATATCAATGTGAGTCCCTTTGGGGACGATAGAAAATCATAAGATAATGAAGAACGAAGAAATTATAGTTATCGAAGATAATGAAACAATGCGGCTTGG comes from Bacteroidota bacterium and encodes:
- a CDS encoding ATP-binding protein, which encodes MLNKSYYKTRIIFTFGVVTIILVVAISITSYNFIRNLYLDEISSHVKTSTQIISNQIDESYLDILSIGPPTKLTQAYFQNIFKNNTVNKTPSEIFIFNKNFMVLVHSDFSFVENRSNPNLIIYKKDIEALTVKQSFTSIPFKGDDGNWYLWGFYRFDRNYFLAVKESADKLQKVEDFATLFLYFGLIATVITIIVSWLIAKSITKPVDRLIKFSNEIGKGNFNVRPPENMKGEIALLSTAMEKMKNNLFENQKERENMLAQIAHEIRNPLGGIELFANLVKEDLKNENKNTENLDKILKEINGLKTLITAYLNYSKPKIATQELINLPDLMNDINNVFKPDLDKKKVRINYDLQSTNVWFDPEHLRQILINVVSNSLHSVSEDGLITITSNANHTNWWISVFDNGQGISEENIGLIFEPFFTTKKDGTGLGLSICKKLAKENNATIEAVNNKGRGCTFTIFGVDNKK